The Thermosynechococcus sp. HN-54 DNA segment GGTGATGAACCCCTGAAGGACGCCCTCGATCGCATGGCAGCGCGGGATTTAAGGCAGTTGCCCGTAGTCGATCGCCACAACCCACAACGGGTGTTAGGCCTACTCACCAGAGAAAATATCCGTCTTGCCTATTCTCTGGATCAAACACGACGTAAGCTATTGCCCTATTTAGAGCGGGCGATGCTGTCACTGCCCCTAGAACCTGAACCTGCTCCTTCAGATCTGGTGGAGACTTCCCATTAACTGGGAGCGCAGGTGAATGACCTCACCAATGACAATCAAAGCAGGCGTTTGAATCTGTGCCTCGTCATAGGTGGCGATCGCTCGCTCTAGGGTTGTCACCACCACCCGTTGTTGCGGTGTTGTCCCTGATTCAATAAAGGCCAAGGGGGTCTGGGGCGATCGCCCCCCTGCCAGCAGTTGCGGCACAATTTCCCCCAGATGGTGGAGTCCCATGTAAATCACAATCGTATCCACCGCCGTAGCCAGAGCCGACCAATTGACGCGCGGTTGATAGCGACCAGCGGCCTCATGGCCCGTGACAAAAACCACCGAAGAACTAAAATCCCGATGGGTGAGGGGAATGTGCGCATAGGCAGGTGCAGCCACCCCACTGGTGACCCCCGGCACCACTTCCACAGTAATGCCAGCCTCGACAAGGGCAAGACACTCTTCGCCGCCGCGGCCAAAGACAAAGGGATCGCCCCCCTTCAGGCGCACAATTACTGCATGGCGCTGTGCTAGGTCAATCAACAAGTGGCAAATCTCAGTCTGAGAGAGGGTGTGGTTGCCTCGCCGCTTGCCCACATGAATCTTTTCCGCTTGGGGGTTAATCAAGTCGAGAATTTCGGGACTAATCAGAGCATCGTAGAGCACCACATCTGCCCACTCCAGCAGCGTCTTGGCACGCACCGTCAGTAGCCCCACATCCCCGGGGCCTGCACCCACTAAATATACTTTGCCAATCAATTGCGGTGAATTCATGCCTTAACCCTTTGCGTGGAATTCTTTATCTACCAATGGGATCA contains these protein-coding regions:
- the cobA gene encoding uroporphyrinogen-III C-methyltransferase, producing the protein MNSPQLIGKVYLVGAGPGDVGLLTVRAKTLLEWADVVLYDALISPEILDLINPQAEKIHVGKRRGNHTLSQTEICHLLIDLAQRHAVIVRLKGGDPFVFGRGGEECLALVEAGITVEVVPGVTSGVAAPAYAHIPLTHRDFSSSVVFVTGHEAAGRYQPRVNWSALATAVDTIVIYMGLHHLGEIVPQLLAGGRSPQTPLAFIESGTTPQQRVVVTTLERAIATYDEAQIQTPALIVIGEVIHLRSQLMGSLHQI